A segment of the Streptomyces sp. XD-27 genome:
CTGTCGGCAGCCTGCTCAAGCCAACATACGATAAGTTGAGTCTATTCCACTCAAGGCGCTCGCGACAGGTTGCCTATAGGTTCATCCCATGGCGATCGACTTCCGGAACCCCGACCCTCTGTACCTCGGCTTCTGGCGCGAGCGCCACCTGTGCACGCTCACCACGCTCCGCCCCGACGGCACCCCGCACGTCGTCCCCGTAGGCGTCACCTACGACCCGGAGGCCGGGCTCGCCCGCGTCATCACCAACAAGACCAGCCGCAAGGTCGCCAACGTCCTGGCCGCGGGCCCCGACGGCGCCCCGGTCTCGGTCTGCCAGTGGGCCGACGTCCGCTGGGCCACGCTGGAGGGCCGCGCGGTCATCCGCACGGACGCGGCCCGCGTCGAGGACGCGGTGCGCCGCTACGCCGAACGCTACGAGCGCACCCCCGCCCCGAACCCGGACCGCGTCCTGATCGAGATCGCCCTGACCCGGGCCCTGGGCCGGGTCACGGCTCCTCGCCTCAGGGCTCCTCGTCAATGACCTCCAGATTCACGAACCGCGGCTCACCCTCGCACAGCGACCGGAACTGATCCGCCATGCGCCGCGTCTCGGGCAGCGCGTTGTTGACCATTGCCTGCTCGTACGACGGGAACTCGACGATGTCGACGTAGTGGCGGGGGTGCTCCCGGTCCCGCGTGTGGAACTCGTGCGTCACCGTGCGCCTCCCCTCCGTCGCCATCATCCACTCGTCCATGAGCCGCGACATCTCTTCTTCACGCGTCGTCTCGTACTCGATGACCTGCATGAACTTCATGGCCTAGGCGTCCTCTTCCACGCGGGCGTAGCTCTGGGCCATGACACCGGCGAAGTCGTACAGGACGCACGGCTCGTTGCCGACCACCCAGGCGTCGTGCCCGGCCGGGATGACGAAGACGTCCCCGGGCCCGATCTCGGCCTCGGCGCCGTCGTCCATGCGGATCCGCATCCGGCCCTTGACCACGAACCCGTTGTGGTGGACCTGGCAGCTCTCGGTCTTCGCGATCGGCTTCACCGACTCCGACCACTGCCAGCCGGGCTCGAACGTCCCGACGGCGAAGTCCAGCCCGGTCATGTGCAGCGCGTCGAGGTGTCCTCGGGGAAAGTCGCGCCGCTCATCCGGCTTCTCGATCGTCTTGACTTCCAACATGGCGGTACCTCCTGCCGTACCTCCATGGTGCGCCTGATCGCGGCGGGCAGCGCCGTGATCACGCGTCACCGCGGCCCGCGCCCCAGTCCCACAGCGCCTGGAGCACCGGCCCGAGGTCGCGGCCGCGCGGCGTCAGCTCGTAAGCGACGGTCGGCGGCCGGCCGGGGGTGCGCTCGCGCCGGACCACGCCCGCCGCCGCCGGCTGTGCCAGGCGGTCGGTGAGCACCTTGTCGGAAAGGGCGGGGAGCGCGGCGGCCCGGACGGCCGCTGGCGCTACGCGATCGACAGCCCCTTCGGCGCGGAACGCCCTCCGTCCTCGGCGGACTGACGACGCCCCGCCGGGCGGACCCGGCGGGGCGTCAGGTGCGGCAGCGGCCGCCGGATACGGGGCTCAGGTGCGGTAGGCGTAGTAGGCCGAGTCCGAGTTGGAGGCCACGATGCTCGCCAGCGACTTCCGGTAGGTGTTGACCGAGTGGTAGGTCATGTACGGCATACCGGTCCTGCTGCGGTACGTGGTGAC
Coding sequences within it:
- a CDS encoding pyridoxamine 5'-phosphate oxidase family protein, which encodes MAIDFRNPDPLYLGFWRERHLCTLTTLRPDGTPHVVPVGVTYDPEAGLARVITNKTSRKVANVLAAGPDGAPVSVCQWADVRWATLEGRAVIRTDAARVEDAVRRYAERYERTPAPNPDRVLIEIALTRALGRVTAPRLRAPRQ
- a CDS encoding cupin domain-containing protein, whose product is MLEVKTIEKPDERRDFPRGHLDALHMTGLDFAVGTFEPGWQWSESVKPIAKTESCQVHHNGFVVKGRMRIRMDDGAEAEIGPGDVFVIPAGHDAWVVGNEPCVLYDFAGVMAQSYARVEEDA